The Setaria viridis chromosome 2, Setaria_viridis_v4.0, whole genome shotgun sequence DNA window GGCCGGGAGCGGGTGCTCGGGCGCCAGGCGGTACTCGACGGAGACGACGATGGCGCGGGTCCGCGCGGCGAGGGAGGTGAGGTACGCGTGGAAGACGAAGTTGAACGCGGTGTGGAggcagaagccgccgccgtggaagtaGACGAGGATTGGGAGCTTCTTGATGCTTCCACCGTCGTCCTCGGTCGGGTTGGCTGCCGGAGGGAGGTAGAGGCGGACGGCGACGTCGGGGGAGATGGCGCGGTCCTTGGAGGTGACGCCCGTGGCGGCGTCCGTGGAGGCCGGGACGGGGTCGGAGCCGAAGTAGCGCTCCACGCGGCCGCTCTTGTAGACGCGGATGCACTGCGCTATCTCGAAGACGACCTCGTCGTCGATGGCGCCGGAGCCTGCCATGGGTGGATCGAGTCGAGGACTCGAGGTGTGGCCTGGGAAGGCGAGGAGGTTGAATTGGAGGTCGCCGCGGGCAGCACGTCTTCATTCATCAAGTAGGCACGGTTGGTGTGGGGTTGTTGAATGCGGGAGGCGTTGACAGATCAGCGGCCTGGTGGTTGGGCTCAATTGAGCATGGCCCATGTGGCCCACGTTCTAGTTGCAAAGGTCAGCGCTCCGTCACGTACTCACGGGCCACGGctgcgcgacggcggcggcggaagggggCGACGCCGATGGCTCGCCGCCGCACGCTTAGTCAAATGCGAGTAGATCCAAGTCCTGAAGTAGCTAGACTGCTAGAACCACAGAGTGACCCCTTCCGTGACACAGCTTTCCGATCCCCCCCACACCATGTCTGAcattggcgccggcggcggtgacgaggTCATCCTCGACGCCCCTGGATTCATCCGCGTGTACAAGAGCGGCCGCGTCGAGCGCTTCCTACCTGTGGACTTCGCCCCGCCCTCCACCGACGCCGCCCCCACCGGCGTCTCCTCAAAGGATGTCGCCATCCTTCCGGAAGCCGGCGTGTCGGCGCGCATTTACCTCCCGGCGGCCCCCTCCTCCGGAAGCTTCAACGGCAAGCTCCCCGTCCTGGTGttcttccacggcggcgggttCTGCCTCGGCTCCGCGTTCGACGCCGCGGTGCACGGCCACGCCAGCCGGCTCGCTGCGGCGGCCCGCGCAATCGTCGTGTCGGTGGAGTACCGCCTCGCGCCGGAGCACCCGGTCCCCGCTCTCTACGGGGACGCGTGGGCGGCGCTCCAGTGGGTGGCCGCGCACGCCGCGGGGCAGGGGCAGGAGCCCTGGCTGACCGCGCACGCGGACCTCGGGCGGGTCCACGTCGGCGGCGAGAGCGCGGGCGCCAACATTGCGCACCACGCCGCGatgcgcgccggcgccgaggagctGGGCCACGGCGTGAAGCTGAGCTCGCTCGTGCTGATCCATCCCTACTTCCTGGGAGGCGACAGCTCCGAGACGGACGAGATGGGCATGGCGTTGCTCCGCGACCTCGTCCGGCTGTGGCCGGTGGTGTGCCCGGGCACGAGCGGGTGTGGCTACGACCCGTTGATCAACCCGATGGCGCAGGGCGCGCCCAATCTCGCTAGCTTGGGGTGCCGGCGCGTGCTTGTCTGCGTCGGGGGAAAGGACCCGATGAGGGGTAGAGGAAGGCTGTATTGTGAGAAGCTGAAGGGAAGTGGATGGTGCGGGGAGGTGGAGGACTGGGAGGCAGACGGCCAGGGGCACGGTTTCCATCTCTCGTCTCCAGCGAGTGCAGAGGCGGAAGCGCAAGTCCGTGTTGTTGCAGAGTTTCTGAGCTATGGATGATATCTCCGTTTATCCACTACTTCACACGGCAATGGTGCATTGTTCTCGAATTTTGTATCTGATTACGTTTTCAGTTCTGTATTTTGTTTAAGGACATGCTTGGTTTGATTGTTTTCTTATAGATATGTCCAGCCTATACAGACTATATGGCTGCCTTACCTCGGTGCTGAATTACAGTTAGTCTATGATCATATCCCTAGGTACTACTCcgtccatttcaaattgtaggtcgctttggcttttctaggttcataaatgtttgtatgcatctagacacactatatttaggtgcacacaaacatctatgaacctagaaaagccaaaacgacttacaatttgggacggagggagtagatccTAAGGTTTATGAAAGCTTGGGGTGTGGGTatcatattttcaaattttaataGGAAAAAGAGGGATCTAGCCAAAATTAACCGAGCTATATTAAATTTACCTTAGGGCTAATGTTTATTGTCACTAGTCTCTGATTTGGTATACTTATGCTATCTGTATTTGCTATGCTTGACTTATGTTTATGGCAAATTCTAGCATTGCTAAATGCTAACATCCTCTTCAGTACACCCATGGCGACCTTGTTGCATGACAGGAGCAGTAATAAGCATACATGACTCTTCTCGTAGTAGTGCAATCTTCCCGCCACGGAGTCACCTACTATGGATCATGACCCAACAGTTGTAAACAGATCAGCATATGAAGAATCTCTTGGATCTACGTATTTGATGATATGCCTTGCGTTGATATCCACCTTCAGATATCCCAGGCATGCAGCTTTGTTTGTCTTACAAGGCATGCATGAATCATGATGTCTTGGTCAATCATTCACTTCCATTTCCGCGTCAGTAGGGCTTTGAGCAGTGCTTCCTTGACTTGTCTTTTTGCTTTCGCTGACCAAGCACACTTCTTCTCATCTTGCAAAGAGCATGCTGTTTTAGCAAGCGATAAGCTATGCATGGAGATTTTGTGATATGCATGAATGGAAAGATGTTGATAGAATTTACAGAGAACTTAGCAACTTGGTCTGTTGTTGCAGTGTAAACAACGATCAACGAGTTTGGGTTGACCATGGTGCATATATCTTATCATGTTGGTACGCACGTTGATTCATGAGGGAAGTAACATTATCGAGAAAAGAACTGCTTGAGAAGTTGGCTCCCGTGGCGCCAGTAGCCAAATTAAACAGCAAATTGATCTGAAATCAGAATCACTATTCACATTCATAGTAATTATTATATTGAATTTCTTGTATTTGCAACTTATTTGCAAATCttgtactcccttcgtttcaaattgttagtcattttggcttttctaggtgcatagtttttgctatgcacctaaatatatgcacctaaatatagtgtatgtctagatgcataataatatttatgaatctagaaagccaaaacgacctacaatttggaacggagggagtatatcttaAAAAGACACATGGAATGAAATTTAATCAGATATGAATGAATTTCCTTTGAAGCCATTGCTTGCTTCATTACAATTCTAACATCTTACTGCTAACATGGTTGTTCCTCATGATGCACAGTGTTGATGTCATGTGCCTACCTCTTTTGTCATCAAACCATGTAGCAAGTTCCCTTGTTCCATGTGAATATTGGTTCACCTAAGTTTGGGTTTATTGGTTGTATTAATTTTAATTCTTGATCTTTATACGAAAACCACAATGAGTGAGACTAGATAATAGGCTGTTTGCTGAGGAAATGGAGAATTTTCCTAGCAGTGCATTATTTCTACTAGACACAGAATGCTGTATACTTATGTAACTGTTttgggggggtgggggtgggggtgggcaGAAGGGTGTTCTTATGTTAAGTACTGTATCTGCAACACTTACTTTGCACATTTATAATTTGTCCTTTTGTTCTTTGCTTCCTTTGAGAAATCAACCAACTATTCTTTAGATCCTTCTTTGTCGAAAGAGTCTTGAAACGATATATCTGGCGTAGCTTGTGACCTTCCTTGACATAATACATTAAATTTGATTACTTTTAGCCTATGGAAACCTGAAAGTCTACAGCTTCTCCCTCATTGAGCTGAGCAAACAAGTTGATGACCTTTTTGTCAATTTATTTGATGTGTTGAATAGTAAATAGTCATTATAAAAGGAATGAACATACCTCACCAATGACACAACAGCTATCCATTTAATAACAAAGCTACCATAAATTAAATTTAATCTGCTATTCTGGTTGTTTTCCAATAGCTGCATGATGTTCAAAGTCAATTTCTACAATAGCACAGCTTCTTCCTGATTTTAACCTGAAATAGCTATACATGCGATCTTCGTATATTAGTCAATCAGCATgaagttggtcaaatttgacaGGATTGCATAATTGTCGCAAGCTAGATCAGGTTGAAAACTTGAAGTTGAGCACAAAGGCTTGTTTTCTTTATGTTCCAGAAATTGAGTTGCTACAGTTTCCTTTTCCTAGCAGCGCCTTCAGGGCACTATTAGATCCCATAGCTCAAGGGCAACTGAGAAAGGGATGTTTCTTCCCTACAAAAAAGCTACATGTCTCTCACAAATGCAAACATCTCAGTCATCACAATAAAGAAAATCACATTATCCTTTTTAAGAATTCCACATTGTGTGTTTTCTAACAAGATAAATGCATTTAATATTAGGCTCATTTTTACATTCAAAACACAGCCTGGTTCAGTTTCAGCAACTTCATTTGCAATAAATACATTAACATAGTTTCTAATGTTATAAGCACTAAAAGGTTACTTAGGATAGTTCTTCGGTGACTATTTGTGTTCCTTTAAAACACGTGACTGAACCACCCTTAACAATATTTCAAACAATTAACTTGTACGCTTGCACTTAGGTGTAGGCACTTTCTCATGAATGAAGTATTTGACATGTTGCCATCCTGGACACGGTGTTATCCCACGTTTAAGTTGCGCATAATTACTAACTCCTGAATGTATAGACCTTCTTGGAaacatctcttttctttttatatttAGCCAGTCCCTGTGCCTTTCAACATCTTGAAATTTCTCATCTTGAAGCCTATTAATACATGTTCTGTGTACATATACTTCGCCATCCTGATTGTCCTTGTGGAGTTCAATTGCGTTAATCCTGCACATAGAGAGACTTGGAACATGGAGGAATCAAAAACCATCCAGCCACCAACTTATGGCAACCTTGTAACAATTCTTTCCATTGATGGTGGGGGAATTCGAGGAATCATTCCAGCTGTTGTTCTCTCCTTCCTGGAATCAGAGTTGCAGGTAAAGCTGTAGAAGCGCAACTGTGCAATGTAGTTTCATGTATTGTATGATTGCCAAGGCAACACAAACATGGTCAGAGATATGATATGATATGATAGTTTACAACTCCCTACTGCATATGTAGAgttagaattttttttcatacGCTAGTTTAGTTCAACCAATTTAGAATTGAACCAATTCACAAACTCCCCTTGCGGGAGATATTTCTGGAGAAGCATTGCTAACATAAACCTTAATAGATTATACCTTTCGTAGCTGAGTAAATCTTGAAAGCCAATTGCAATTTGCATTACAGTCAGAATTAGGACTGCCATCCTATTTTTCAAACACTCTAAATGTTCTCTTGATCGTTTCTCATGTAAAACTATTCTGTTTAATTGACAAAGAAACTTGATGGAGAGGAAGCCCGGTTAGCAGATTACTTCGATGTCATTGCTGGGACCAGCACAGGGGGCCTTGTGACCTCAATGCTGGCTGCACCAAACAAGAAGAACAGACCACTTTTTGCAGCCAAGGATATtcaagaattttatatgaacCATGCTCCCAAGATTTTCCCACAGAAGAGGTGAATACACATCTTATTGTTTTTATTAGTTGGATTATAAACTTTTCTGATCAACATTTTCTTTCTCTTACTTTAGGGGTCCATTTGGTGGGATAATGAGGATATTCCGATCGCTGTCAGGACCTTCTTATGATGGTAAGTACCTTCATGAAGTTGTCAGAAAGAAACTAGGAATCACCAGGCTGCATGAGACTTTAACTGATGTGGTAATACCAACTTTCGACATCAAGCGGCTGCAACCAACTATTTTCTCATCCTATGAGGTgtggctccctccctcccccctacCCTGTATCCATCCCTCCCAAGTCTCTGAAGAGCAGCTTTCCATAATCCATTTCTGTAAAATATAGTACATTGCTATGAATAATACACTATACAAGTCAGAACCGAATAATTTTAGCTGTTCAGGAAATGTTTGGTACTCAAATAGAAACAGTTCAACTGGTGTTAGAATAAATTAAAGGGTAGAGATCAAGGATGAATAACAGGGACATCCATTGATCCTCCATTCTTAAAATTTACATGACAATGGGAATTCTTTTTTCATATCATAGGTTAAGAATGACAAGTGCAACACAATGGATGCTCTACTGTCAGATATTTGTATTAGCACATCTGCTGCTCCAACGTATCTACCTGCACACTACTTCAAGACAGAAGACTGCCATGGGAACACCAAGGAGTTCCATCTCATTGATGGAGGAGTAGCTGCCAATAATCCGGTATGACATTTATCAGTAATCATGCATTAGCGAATGCCAGAAATTTGCACTTCAATCATGATGTAAGGTTGATATATTTTGGAATTCTTCTAAGTCTAAATCTTGGGCCAAGCTTCTCGCGGAGGACCGGTTAGAGCGTTGAACTCCGGGAGTCGTTGAAACTCCCGTCCCGACCTGGGTTCAAAGCACGGCACCTTCTTAGAACAAAGCCTGGGGGAGTCTCCTCCCGTGTTCGAGTTTTTTTTAAGTCTAAAATCTTGCAAAGTATCAACAATATTATGAGATTCAGAATTAGAATAAATTTGAAGTTTTTAAGGTAACCTAATGTATCTGTCTGTTGTTTAGGCTTTAGTTGCCATTGGAGAAGTAACAAAGCAGATATTCAAGGAAAACCCAGATTTCTTCCCAATAAAACCTATGGACTATGGTCGGTTTTTGGTCATTTCACTAGGCACAGGCACAGCTAAATATGAAGTGAACTACAATGCACAAATGGCTAAATCATGGGGAGTGTTGGGTTGGTTGCTTGGCAGTGGATCTACTCCCCTGGTAGATATTTTCACACAAGCAAGTGCAGATATGGTGGATATCCATATCTCAGCTGTTTTCAAAGCTTTGCATTCTGAGCAAAACTATCTGAGGATTCAGGTGAGTACAGCAGAAGCATTTAGTTTGCGGAGCTAATCAATTAGCTTTATCTCAAAGAGTGCTACTTCGAAATAACAGGATGATACTCTACAAGGGACACTGTCCTCAGTTGATATTGCAACCAAGGACAACATGGAGAAACTTGCCAGTATTGGAGATGCGCTACTGAAGAAACCTGTCTCACGGGTAAACTTGGAGACTGGTCATATGGTTCCTGCTTATCATAGCCCAGAGATGACCAATAAAGAAGCTCTAAAGAGGTGAGTTCTACTTTTACACCTCCTATCAGTATGTGTATTGCATTGGTTGTTCGAGCAACCAATTCAAATGTACTTAGCAGTTCTAGTATTTGCAGATTTGCAAAGCTGCTGTCTGATGAAAGGCGAATTCGCAAGGCAAGATCGCCAAAATGAAGAAAGTCCTACCCCTTGTGTCCATACCCCGAGAACTCCTGCATGACTTAATTTTGAAATTAGTTGATATTGTTTGTTGATACAAAGTTCTGCTGTAACACAATTCAATATTGCGTAGATGATCATACTGACACTACACATTAACGTTGTTAGGCTCTGCCTGCTTTCTTGgcatgtaaaaaaaatgtaaacactcTAATATTGCTTTTGAATAAATATCATCATTTAATTACTTCTACCATTGTTTTGTTAGTATTGATGGTTCTATTTTAGCCAACGAGGCACAAACAATCAGTGAAGAAAAGATTCCAGGTTGGCTATGGACTAAAACATTTGGAACAGATAGATACCCAGCACTGCTGCATGGAACAAGTACCTGGTACGATTTTGCTTCGCTTTCTTCATATAAATAGATTAACCTATCTTTGCTTTGTATAAGCAAGATGAGCTGCTTTTTCAGAAAGGTCACTCTGCCTTTAGTACTTGTGTAGCTTCTGGCGTTGGCTTGGGTGGAAAGACATCAATTCCATTGGATTTGGAGCGTAAACAGACTCGACAAATGGATTTGGAGTACCCCTGTTTTTTTTGGGTGCTTCTGATGAAGTTTCACCTCATGTTTGCTACTTATATATAATTTCTGTAAATAATGAGGTGGCTTTGATAATGAAGTAGCTCACTAACTCTATTCCAAGCTGGATTTCTTTACCGGTGCAGTTGCAGCAACCAAGGAGGACAACCTAGCTAGGTGCAAGGTTGCTGGAAGCCACCATTTTGATATGGATGCAAACCGTCCATAGCCTTCCGAAACGAGGTAACCATGTGGTGCTCTCTAAACACTCATTAACCCCTAACCCCCTACAAATAGAAGAAAAGGACATCATGTATCCATCACCAACCGATCTTGGAGCACCGAAAGATCTTGCAATCTTGTGAAGTATAGGTCCATCATGAAAATTTAGAAATACAAATCTGCCATAAGTACATCTCTAGTCCTTTGTTATTATAGCTTCTCAGATGAGCGGGCAGAGACAGCCGGCATTTGGAATCAGAGTGGTGCTCCCTTTGTTTGGATGGCAGCCAAATATACTGCAATTAAGTACAAGCTCAGAGCTCCAGCCAGCCGGCCATGGCGGCCCTTGGTCCTTGTGACCCCAaggctgcatcccgatcgaccATTGTTCTGGGAAAGTGCATTTGACAAGTATTTCCGGCAATATAGTAATGTCGCCCGACAGGACAGTCCTGAACATTTTTCTGGGAGCATGCTAGTGGCCTGCGCCGGTTGGGTGACCTAAACCGTTGGTTGGATCCTCAGCTTGTGACTCTACAacgccgtcgccggccatgTTCTGCACTTTTAgttcaaaatttagctcttggatccaaacaggtgggTAAGAAGGAGCAAAGAATTAAACTTTGGACTAAAAATTTTAGCCTCCAAAGAGGTCCTAAACTgagctaaaagtggtccccaagacCAAGTTCCACCCTgccctcctttcctctctcctccgtgTGGTCCCTTGCCCCTCCCgcactccctctctcctccgcctccaacgcccgccgcctccgcccgaccccgcctcctccggtcagcccgccgcctccacccggccccgcctcctccggtcggcccgccgcctccacccggcCCCCGCCTCCGCTCGCCTCGGCCACCCCCCCACCTCCTTCGGCCagccccccgcctccgcccgactccgcctcctccggctagccccccgcctccgcccgaccccgcctcctccgcccaacCCGACCTCCTCCGGCCAACCCCCCGCCTCCGGCCAGCCCTACGTCCTCCGCCTACCCCCACAGCCTCCGCCCGCATTTGCAGACGGGGCCGCCCTCGCCGGGTTGATGCGGCCCGGGCGCgaagcgccgcctcctccggctgcAGCGCAAGAAGCTCGGGGGGCGGGGCTGTCCCGGCCGGTGCCGGCACCGAGGCCGTCGCGTTGCCGGCGGTGTTCGTTGATGGGAAGCTGCTGGGCGGGTGTGATGTTGGTGGCACGCCGGGGCCGTCGGACTCCGCCATCCTCTGCTGCCCCCGGTGGCAGCGTTCGCGCCGGCCGACCCTGCGGCGCACGGCGGAAAGCGGAGGATGCGGGAGGCGGCGAGCTGCTGCAGGCGATGTGGCTGGAGCAGAGCACAATAGGCCAATAAATAAGGGCAAATCAGTTATTATTTGAAGgaagactaaattttagcccatgGATCCGAACACCCCagcaggactaaagtttaggggctaaactttagactaaagtttaggggctaaactttagaagctaaagtttagctcatgaactagtgatccaaacaccaccttatttCCTCTACGAGCGCAGGTCATAGGCTGGAAGGTGGTGAAATGATGAAAAGGGTGAGCTCCTAGGTCCAGGGAGCCGGGCTGCCGGCGAATGTGCGCGGTGGCCCGGTCAAAAGGTGGCTGTGTGTTGGACGGAGCAGGATCCAGGCGCGAAGATTCCGAAGATTGTGCCATGCTGAGATGCAATTGGCGCCAACCCTTTTTCTGAAATCTGTTGATGGCGACAAGTTAGTAACTAATGTCTTTCAACCTTTTCCCCCAGTTTAGTTTATTTTAACAGTTTACGTGTGTGTGCGGTATCTTTCGCATCAGTATGTTTAAGAAGCCCTTTTTAACGCGCGCGTGCTCAACTGAGAACAGAGTATTTGACCGCGGAATTATTACCATGTGAAACTACCTCTGAATTCGGTGAAAATGACAtgcaacatgcatgcatggtgtcACTGCGCTGGGTGGACTTCGACCACGGGTTGAGATTGAGACCCTGATGACACCTTTTTCTATTGTTTTTCATGGAGTCA harbors:
- the LOC117844544 gene encoding 2-hydroxyisoflavanone dehydratase; protein product: MSDIGAGGGDEVILDAPGFIRVYKSGRVERFLPVDFAPPSTDAAPTGVSSKDVAILPEAGVSARIYLPAAPSSGSFNGKLPVLVFFHGGGFCLGSAFDAAVHGHASRLAAAARAIVVSVEYRLAPEHPVPALYGDAWAALQWVAAHAAGQGQEPWLTAHADLGRVHVGGESAGANIAHHAAMRAGAEELGHGVKLSSLVLIHPYFLGGDSSETDEMGMALLRDLVRLWPVVCPGTSGCGYDPLINPMAQGAPNLASLGCRRVLVCVGGKDPMRGRGRLYCEKLKGSGWCGEVEDWEADGQGHGFHLSSPASAEAEAQVRVVAEFLSYG
- the LOC117844543 gene encoding patatin-like protein 2, which translates into the protein MEESKTIQPPTYGNLVTILSIDGGGIRGIIPAVVLSFLESELQKLDGEEARLADYFDVIAGTSTGGLVTSMLAAPNKKNRPLFAAKDIQEFYMNHAPKIFPQKRGPFGGIMRIFRSLSGPSYDGKYLHEVVRKKLGITRLHETLTDVVIPTFDIKRLQPTIFSSYEVKNDKCNTMDALLSDICISTSAAPTYLPAHYFKTEDCHGNTKEFHLIDGGVAANNPALVAIGEVTKQIFKENPDFFPIKPMDYGRFLVISLGTGTAKYEVNYNAQMAKSWGVLGWLLGSGSTPLVDIFTQASADMVDIHISAVFKALHSEQNYLRIQDDTLQGTLSSVDIATKDNMEKLASIGDALLKKPVSRVNLETGHMVPAYHSPEMTNKEALKRFAKLLSDERRIRKARSPK